The nucleotide sequence CCAGCACTACCGTGATAAACACCGGGCGAATGAACTTGGCGCCGCCGCTGATCGCGCTGCGAGCGCCAAAAAACGCGCCCACCATCACCGAAACGCCCATGCACAAGCCGACAATCCAGTCGACCGAACCGTTGAAGATAAACACCGACAGCGCCGCCGCGTTGCTGACGAAGTTCATGCTGCGCGCCACGCCGCTGGCCTTGACCAGGTCAACGGGGTACATCAACAGTGTGCTGACGGTCCAGAATGCGCCCGTGCCAGGCCCCGCCACACCGTCGTAGAAGCCCAGCCCGAAACCTTGGGTCGACTGCCATTTCTTCTTGATCGGCGCATCGGCATCCAGCGGCGCCTTGGGCGTCCCGCCAAACAACAGGTACAGCCCGCAGCCAAAAATAATCACCGGCAACATCTTGTTCAGCCACTCGGCCGGCAGGTAGTGGGCCACGATGGCCCCGGCCAGGGCGCCAACCAAGGTGCCGACGATGGCGTGCACCCATTGCCGCGGATGGAACAGCTTGCGCCGGTAGAAGGTGAAACTGGCGGTGGCCGAACCGAAGGTCGAACTCAGCTTATTGGTGCCCAGCACCATATGCGGCGGCATGCCGGCGGTCAGCAGGGCCGGGGTGGTCAACAAACCGCCTCCGCCGGCGATGGCATCGATAAAACCGGCGACGAAGGCAACAACGACCAGAATGGCCAGGGTGGTGAGGTCAACACTGAGTTCAAAAGGCATGTAGGCGACTTATTTTTCGGCGAGGCGCAGAAAGGGCTGCGCGAAGGACCGATAGCTTACCTATAACCAGATGTTACGGCGACTGTTGTGATGTGCGTTATTTCGCTGATGCTTGCAGGGTCAGCACTTCATAGCCATCGGTGGTCACCGCCACCGTGTGCTCCCACTGTGCAGACAAGCTGTTGTCGCGGGTCACCACGGTCCAGCCGTCTTTCAGGCTGCGGACCTTGGCGCTGCCCTGATTCAACATCGGCTCAATCGTGAACACCATGCCTTCACGCAATAGCATGCCCGTACCGGGCCGGCCGACATGCAGAATTTGCGGTTCCTCGTGCATTTCGCGCCCGATCCCGTGGCCGCAGTACTCCCGTACCACGCTGTAGCCATTGGCCTGCGCATGGCTCTGGATGGCATGCCCAATATCCCCCAGGCGGGCACCGGGCTTGACCTGCTGGATCCCGGCCCACATCGCCTCGAAGGTCTTTTCTACCAGGCGCCGGGCTTTGGGCGAGACGCTCCCGATCAGGTACATCTTGCTCGAATCGGCAATAAAACCGCCTTTCTCCAGCGTGATATCGATGTTGACGATATCACCGTCTTTCAACACCGCCTTGGCGTCCGGCATGCCATGGCAGACCACCTCGTTGATGGAGGTGTTGATCGAGAACGGATAATCATATTGTCCGAGACTGGCGGGGCGCGATTGCAGCTCGTTACGGATAAAGGCTTCGACGGCGCGGTCCAGTTCCAGGGTTGACTGCCCGGCACTGACGGTACTGTCGAGCATCGTGAACACTTGCGCCAACAAACGGCCGGCTTCGCGCATCAGGACGAGGTCTTCGGCGCTCTTGATCAACGGCTGCGCCCCCGGATCAGGTCGGTTTTGTCCAACAGCAACTTGTTGATCAGGTCGTTGTAGGCCAGGTGTGGATTGAGTTCGGCCAAGAGACCGATCTTGATCCAGAACTCGGCCTGGGCGTTGATGGAACGATCCATAGTGGCGCTGGCCAGACGGAGTTGTTCATGCAGTTGATCGCTGATCTTGACAATGCCCATGCGTTTCACTGTTTAGTTGAATATATGAATCGTATACGTTTCATATGTCGCCCGTAAAGCCGGTTGTTGCCTGCAGCCGTAGCGGTTGCGATTGACTTGCCACGTATCGCTGGTTAATTTTGCCTCATGACCGTTCAAACCTTTGCTTTCCAGCCAAGCATTATTACCGCCATTCCTCATTTGGCGGGATAGCGCTTGGCTGTACCCAAACCCGCCTTGAAGGCGGGTTTTGTTTTTCCGTCTTCCGGGCTCGGCATCATCCCAGGAGACACCGATGAATACCCGTCAACGCCACACTGCCGATCAGCATCTGCTCGAGCGCTACGTCAAAATGATTCTTGCCGCGCCGGTTTATGACTTGGCGGTGCGTACCCCATTGCAGGCCGCGCCGGCGTTGTCGGCGTTGCTTGGCAATCAGATCCTGCTCAAGCGCGAAGACTTGCAGCCGACTTTTTCCTTCAAGATCCGTGGTGCCTACAACACGTTGGTGCAACTGGACGACGCGCAACGCCGACGAGGTGTGATCACCGCTTCGGCGGGTAATCATGCCCAAGGCGTGGCACTGGCGGCGCATGAACTGGGAATCAAGGCCACGATTGTCATGCCGAGTACGACGCCTGCGCTGAAAGTGCTGGGCGTGCGCTCTCGAGGCGCCGAAACGGTGCTGCACGGCGCAAGTTTTCCCTTCGCCCTGGCCCACGCGTTGCAGTTGGCAGAACAGTCGGGCGGCACCTTTGTTTCGCCGTTCGACGACCCGCGTGTCATTGCCGGGCAGGGTACGGTGGGCATGGAAGTATTGCGTCAGCAACAGGGCGCGCTGGACGCGATCTTTGTACCGGTCGGTGGCGGAGGCTTGATCGCCGGTATCGCGGCTTACGTCAAATACCTGCGTCCCGAGGTGCGCATCATTGGTGTGGAGCCCGAAGGTTCCAGTTGCCTGCTGGCAGCCTTGCAGGCCGGGGAACGGGTGGTGTTACCCAGTGTCGATACTTTCGCCGATGGCACCGCCGTCGCGCAGATCGGTGCCTACGGTTTTGAGATTTGTCGGCGGCATGTGGATGAGGTGATCACTGTCAGCAACGATGAGTTGTGCAGCGCCATCAAGTTGATCTACGACGATACCCGCTCGATTACCGAACCTTCCGGCGCCCTCGCTGTTGCTGGCGTTCGTGCCTATGTAGCACGTAGCCAGGCCAGACGGCAGACGCTGGTCGCGATCAACTCCGGGGCCAATATCAACTTTGACAGCTTGCGGCACGTGGCCGAGCGCGTGGCTGCTCAGGTGGTGGGCTGGGGTGCGTCAAGCCACTTGATACCGGTACCGCAGTTGCTTATGAGAAAAGAGTCCAACGCGGTCGGTTCCAGAGAGTAGGCTGAAGAATTGAGAGCGTCCGCCAAGGTCGGCAAGGCGTCTCAGGCAGACGGGTTATAGCGCCTGCCAGCAGCATCAACATTTACACAAGAACTTTGGTGGTCTCAAAAAGGAGAGGTTTGCCATGCTTTCGGAACTGGAACTGCGCAGTATTATTGAAAGATGTTTCCTGCCTAAACGCTGTGAATGTATCAAGGCCCAGGATGCCTCGCTGACAATCAAGGTGTATGAGGATGACGGCACAGACCTGACCGTAACGGGTATTTGCGCCGATAAACTCGACAGCAGTCGGGCGATCTGCAACTTGATCACCGAGTTACGCGAAGACCTCAAGCACGCCCACGCTCCCGCCCCACGCAGAGTCGGAGCACGGTTTCATTAATCAGGGTGAGGTCTGGGGCTGAATGACCCCCGACTTCTGGGCCTGGATAAATGCCAGGCCCAGTGTTATTTCGGTGAACACCGCCAATAAAATCCCGGGCCCTGCGTGGCCATTGAGCCACTCGATGACTCCCAGTGCCGCAAGCCCCAGGCATCCGGTGATAAAACCGCTGGTCACAGCGTTTCGTGTCGGCGAGGGTAACGCATGGCGAAGGCGATAAAACATGATGCCGATGGCCAGGAACAACATGGCATTGCGCCGCGCGACCAGGCCGGTGACCTCGGAATACTGGACACTCCAGAGCCACAACAGTAAGTCAGGTCTAACTCCCCAGACCAGTGCCAGGGCCAGGCACAGCACCGCTGTAAAATGGGCAAGCGGGTAAAAACGCAACTGCATGGTGAATCCTTTCAGCCGTTTCAGAAGCCGAGCAGGATACCTTGTGGTTGTGTGATTGTCCCGGTGCTCGCTCATGAGCGGGCGAATGGCAGACGTCCGACAACCGTGGGTAATCGAGGCTCTCCATCAAGGCGATACAGCCACTCCTCAATCAGAAAAGTCCGATACTGACAGGGCACTCGCCGTTGCTAACGTCGCCGCCTGGCCTGCTCTGATGGCCGGCGTATGGAGAGTTGACCTTGCAACAAAAAATTGCAGCAGAGTTTCTTGGGACTTTCTGGCTAACCTTTGCCGGCTGCGGCAGCGCGATTCTGATGGCGGTCATTCCGAACCGGGGGCTCGGTTTTACCGGCGTAGCCCTGGCGTTTGGTCTCGCTGTGCTGACCATGTCCTATGCCGTGGGCCGTATCAGCGGCGCGCACTTCAATCCGGCCGTGACCATTGGCTTGTGGGTCGGCCGACGACTACCAGGGGTTGATGTGCTGCCCTACATCATCGCCCAGTTGGCTGGCGCGACGGTCGCCGCCGCGGTGCTGGCGTTGATCGCCAGCGGCCGGCCGGGCTTTGAAATAGGTGCCTTCGCGGCCAATGGTTATGGCGAACTGAGCCCGGGAAAGTACAGCCTGCTGGCGGCGCTGGTGGTAGAAGCCGTGGTCACGTTCTTTTTCGTGTTTATTGTCATGCGTGTCACCGCGCCCGGTGCGGCGGCAGGTTTTGCTCCGCTTGCGATTGGCTTGACACTGAGCTTGATTCATTTAGTCGCGATTCCAGTCACCAATGCCTCGGTCAACCCGGCGCGCAGTACCGGGCCGGCGCTATTTTCCGGGGCTGCGTATCTGGCGCAACTCTGGCTGTTCTGGCTGGCTCCGGTGCTGGGCGGCGTGGTGGGGGCAATGGTCGCGAGGGCCGTCAGGTAGCGTTCCCCCTGACGACTCCGGCGGAGTCAATCCAGTTGAGCGCGATAGGGCAAATCCGGCCCGGTCTTGCTGCATGTCAGGGCTGCGGCGCGAATGGCAAACGTCAGCAGCTCGTCGATCTGAACCCTGGCAAGACGCTGTACGCCCTCGACCGAATCCAGCTGATGCTCGGTCAACCAGGCAATCAAGGCCGCCTGGAACGTGTCACCGGCACCGACGGTATCGGCCATGACCACCTTGACCGCTGGGGCCGACCAACTGCCATGCTGGCGACTGAAGACGGTTGCACCATCACCGCCACGGGTCAGGAAAATCAATTGGCAACGGTGTTGCAACCATCCCTCAAGCACGCTTTCCGGGGACTGGCCGGGGTAGAGCAGGTGCAGGTCCTCATCGCTGACCTTGATCAAATCGGCATGCCGTACCAGTTCAGTCACCCGCTGGCGCCACAACGCGATGTCCGGCTGCGGGTTCAGGCGCACGTTGGGGTCCAGGCTGATCAGGCGCTTGCCACTTTCTCGACGGATCAGTGTCAGGAGTGTGTCGGCAATCGGTTGCACCACCAGGGAAAACGAACCGAAGTGCAGACCGCGAACCTCATCGCCGAGAACGGGCAGGTGCTCGACCTGTAATTGTCGATCCGCACACCCTTCGCCACGAAAACTGTATTGCGGCGAACCGTTGGCGCCCACCGCGACCATCGCCAGTGTGGTGGGCGCTGAGAACTCCTGCAGATAGTTATCCCGCACACCTTCCTGCTGCAGCACCTGGCGCAGCCGCTGCCCCAGATAATCGCTGGAAAGTCCGCCGAACAGTCCGGCCTCAATCCCCAGCCGGCGTAAACCGACCGCCACGTTAAACGGCGAACCGCCGGCAATCGCCTTGAAATTGACCCTCGAGGCCTGCCCGTCGGCATCGTCTTCGCTGAAAAAATCGAACAGTGCTTCGCCACACACCAGATACATAGTTATTCGCTCTTAAAGGGTTGCCACGTGCTGTTGATAGCGCTCATAGGCTTGTTGATAGGCGCTGACGCTGGTTGCCGAGGGTCGGGTCGAGCTGTCTGCATCGAGACTGACGCAGCGCGTACACAGTGCCTCCAGGCTTTCGCCGGACTGGCACCAGGCAGCCTGTATCGCCGCGCCCAGCGCCGCCGCCTCGCTCTGTTCAGTACAAATCACTTCAGTGTTCATGATGTCCGCAACCATCTGCCGCCATACGGGGCTCTTCGAGCCGCCGCCGATCAGGCGGATACTGTGGCTCTGCAGGCCGGTCTGGCGTAACAGGTCAAGGCCATAGCGCAAACCGAACGTGGTGCCTTCGACCGCCGCGCGACACAGATTGGCGCGGTTCAGGTTGGTCATGTTCAAGCCATGCAGGCTGCCGCTGGCGTGGGGCAGGGCAGGCACGCGCTCGCCGTTGAGGAAAGGCAACATGCTGACGCCTTCGGCGCCGATGGGCGACTGCTCGACCAAGGTGTTGAACGCGGCCAGATCCAGCTCGAACAACTCACGGACCACCCCGGTGGCGTTGGTCAGGTTCATCGTGCAAATCAACGGGAGCCAACCACCGCTGGATGAACAAAAGGTCGCCACCGAAGCTTGCGCGCTGACGTTGGGTTGATCGGCGCAGGCATAGATGGTGCCCGAGGACCCCAGACTCATGGTGATCACACCCGGGGTGATATTACCGGTACCGATTGCGCCCATCATGTTGTCGCCGCCACCGCTGGACACGAGTGCATTGGGGTTGATGCCCAGGTGTTCGGCGATAGCCGGCAGTATGCGGCCCACCGCCTGATCAGCTTCGATCAAGTGTGGCAACGCTGCTTCCAGGCGTCCGCTGGCATCGATATGACGCAACAGCGGCAAGTCCCATTCGCGGGTCCGCACATTGAAATAACCGGTGCCAGACGCATCGCCATACTCGGCGCAGGCGCGGCCCGTCAGCCAATAGTTGAGGTAATCGTGGGGCAAGAGAATATGCGCGATACGCGCAAAGACAGCGGGATGCTGCTCAAGGGTCCATAACAGTTTGGACACGGTGTAGCCAGGAGCAATGGCAACGCCGAGGCGTTCCAGGGAACCGCTTTCACCGCCAAGGTAATCCAGCAGTCGGTGGTTTTCGGCGCTGGTTTCGGTGTCGCACCAGAGCTTGGCCGGGCGCAGCACCTGGCCCTGATCATCCAGTAGCACCAGGCCGTGCTGTTGGCCGGAAACGCCGATGGCGAGGATATCCTGACCATCCACGCCCGCCTGTTGCAAGGCTCGATGGGTGGCTTCGGTGAAGGCGTCGAGCCACTCATGGGGGGCTTGCTCGCGCCGGCCATTGGCGCTGCTGATCAACGTGTGGCTGGCGGCGCCAAGGCCGAGGACCTTGCCAGTCGCGGCGTCGAGGACGATCGCCTTGGTGCCCTGGGTGCCGCAGTCAATGCCGAGGTAGAGGTTTTGCTGGGTCATGGTGAGTTTGCTCAGCTTTTGAGGTCGCCCCCTGACGCTCTCCCTAAAACGGCGAGAGGACTGATGGGGGAATGTGGGTGTTTACATCGTTCTGAAAGATGACCTCGGCGTCCCTAATCGACAGGGTCTTTCAGGTCACAATATTTATCAGCACACTTCGCTCAGTCAATCTCAGCCAACATTCGCTCCAGCGTCTCGGCCACGCCTTTATCCCGCAGACTTACGTAGCACCGTTCAAACGCTGCCACAAACCCGGGCGAGTTGGGAATAGCCGTCCCGAAAATCTCTTCCACGCCCAGCAACCGCTGGCTGATCAACGCTTCATCGGCCACCAGTCCCTGACAGAACTCGGCACGCGGGTCAGGGATCTTGTAGCTCACACCGTTTTCATCCACGCCTTTGAGGTACAACGCCCAGGCCGCCACGACCAGCGCCGCCCGTTCGGTTTCGCGGCCATCGGCAATCAAGCGGTTGATCGTCGGTACGGTGAACTTTGGAAACTTCGACGAACCATCAGAACAGACACGTTCCAACTGGTCGGCAATTGCCTGGTTGGAGAAGCGCTGCACCAGGCTTTGTTTATAGTCTGTCAGGTCGATACCGGGCACCGGCGCCAGGTTCGGCGTTACGTCGAGGTCCATGTAAGCGCGCATATACGCCACGAACAATGGATCGTTCATGGTTTCGTGGACAAAACGATAGCCCTTGAGAAAACCCAAATAGGTCAGGGCGAGGTGGCTGCCGTTGAGCAGGCCGATTTTCATCTCCTCATAGGGCGAAACGTCATCGGTGAATTGCACGCCAACTTTTTCCCAGGCAGGACGGCCATTCACAAAATTGTCTTCCAGCACCCATTGCACAAAGGGCTCGCAGACCACCGGCCAGGCATCGTCGATACCGTGTTTGTCATGCAATTGCAGGCGATGCGCGGTGCTGGTCATGGGCGTGATGCGATCGACCATGGCGTTGGGGAAGCTGACGTTGGCCTTGATCCAGTCATGCAGATCGGCGTTATGCAACGCGGCGAACGCCAACAAGGCCTTGCGGGTGACGGCGCCGTTGTGCGGCAGGTTATCGCAGGACATGACGGTAAACGCTGGCGTGCCGGCCGCGCGGCGCTGGGTCAGGGCGGCACAGATAAAGCCGAATACGGTGGTCGGCGTGTCGGGATGAGCGAGGTCGTACTGGATCTGCGGCAGGTGAGCCATGAATTCGCCGTTGCTGTCGTCGATGCAGTAGCCACCTTCGGTGATGGTCAGCGAAACGATGCGAATCTGGGGACTGGCCAACTTGTCGATCAGCGCCTGGGCACTGTCTTCAGCCAGGAGCATGTCGCTGATGGAGCCGATCACCCGTACTTCGGTGTCATCGGAGTCGCCCAATTCGTACAGGGTAAACAGATAATCCTGACCTGCCAGGTCGTCTCGTGCCTTGCGGTCCTCGGCACGCAGGCCAACACCACAAATACTCCAGTCCAGATCACTCCCGGTGCTCATCAACGCATCGGTGTAATACGCCTGGTGGGCACGATGGAAACCGCCGACGCCGATATGCGCGATCCCTTGGCGGGTATCAGCAATGGCATAGCGTGGCAGTTGGACCTCGGGCGCCAGTTGCGTGAGATGTTGTGTGTTCAGTTTCATCGGGCAATTCTCGCAAGATCAGGCGGCAGCGCGCAGTGGACGGGCGACCGCAACACCATCAGTATCAAACAGATGGCAGTGCGCCGGGTCGAGGTGCAGGTTCAGGGTTTCGCCGTACTGGCTGGCCATGTCGCCACGAATACGCATGGTCAGTGGCTCAGCGCTGGCGGTGATGACGTGGCAAAAGGTGTCGCTGCCCAGCCGCTCGCCGACATCGGCGGTAACCGTCAAGGTGGTATCACCCGGAGCGGCGATTTCGAGGTGCTCCGGACGAATACCCAGGGTCACCGCGCTGCCCACGCTCAGGGTGGAACCGCTCAGTGGCAAGTTGATCAGCGTGCCAGCGTCCAACTGCACCTCGCAGCCCTGGGATTCAAGCCGCGTGACCTTGCCCTTGAGAAAGCCCATCTTCGGCGTACCCAGAAAGCCTGCGACAAACAGGTTGGCCGGCTGGTGGTACAGCTCCAGGGGCGAGCCGACTTGTTCGATGCGGCCGCTGTTGAGCACCACCACTTTGTCGGCCAGGGTCATGGCCTCCACTTGGTCGTGGGTCACGTAGATCATGGTCGCTTGCAGTTCTTTGTGCAGGCGCGCCAGCTCCAGGCGCATCTGCACCCGCAATGCCGCGTCGAGGTTGGACAGCGGCTCGTCGAACAGGAAGATCTTCGGGTTGCGCACAATGGCGCGGCCGATGGCGACGCGCCGGCGCTGGCCGCCGGACAGTTGCTTGGGCTTGCGCTCCAGCAAAGGGCCCAGTTCGAGGATCCGCGCCGCTTCGCTGACTTTGCTGTCGACCAGTTTTTTGTCGACGCCCGCCAGGTCGAGGGCAAACGACATGTTCTTGCGCACGCTCATGTGCGGGTACAAGGCGTAAGTCTGGAACACCATCGCCAGGTCGCGCTTGGCCGGCGGCACTTCGGTGATGTCGCGGCCATCCAGTTCGATGGTGCCTTCAGTGACTTCTTCGAGGCCGGCGATCAGGCGCAACAGCGTGGACTTGCCACAGCCAGACGGACCGACGAACACCACGAATTCCTTATCGTTCACTTCCAGGTCAATGCCCTTGATGATGGAAAAACCTTCGAAGCCTTTTTGCAGATTGTTGATTTTCAGGTTGGCCATGCTGGGCCTCCACATTGAAATTTTTATAAGGTGGCGTTATTTCACGGCGCCGAAGGACAAACCACGCACCAGCTGTTTCTGGCTGATCCAGCCAAAGATCAGGATCGGCGCACAGGCCAGGGTCGACACGGCGGATAATTTGGCCCAGAACAAGCCTTCGGGACTCGAGTAGGAAGCGATCAGCGCGGTCAGCGGCGCCGCCGTGGAGGAGGTCAGGTTCAGCGACCAGAAAGCCTCGTTCCAACACAGGATCAGCGACAGCAATACCGTGGAGGCCAGGCCGCCCTTGGCGATAGGCAGCAGCACCCGAACCATTTCCTGCCATAGGGTTGCACCGTCCAGGCGTGCGGCTTCGAGGATGTCCTTGGGAATGTCTTTGAAATAGGTGTAAATCATCCAGACCACAATCGGCAGGTTGATCAGGGTGTAGATGATGATCAGCGCGATCCGCGTATCCAGCAGGCCCATGCTCTTGGCCAGCAGATAGATCGGCATCAGCACGCCCACCGGCGGCAACATCTTGGTCGACAGCATCCACAACAGCGTGCCCTTGGTACGCTGGGTTTCGTAGAACGCCATGGAGTAGGCCGCCGGCACCGCAATCAGCAGGCACAAAGCCGTGGCACTGAAGGAAATCACCACCGAGTTCCAGGCGAAGCTGAAGTAGTTGCTGCGCTCGTTGATGTGCAGGTAGTTCTCCAGCGTCGGCGTGAAGATGAACTGCGGTGGCGTGGCAAATGCATCGATTTCGGTCTTGAAGCTGGTGAGCACCATCCAGAAGATCGGGAAGAAAATCACGATGGCGATGGCCCAGGCCAGGGTGCCGAGCAGCAGGCTTTGCAGGCGACGAGATTGTTGAAGGGTCATGGCGCGGGCCTCAAGGCTTGTCAGTCAGGTTTTTGCCGAGCATCCGGACAAGGATGATCGCCGCGATATTGGCAATGACCACGGCAATCAAGCCGCCGGCCGATGCCATGCCGACATCGAATTGCACCAGCGCCTGGTTGTAGATCAGGTAGGCGAGGTTGGTCGAGGCGTAGCCGGGGCCTCCATTGGTGGTGGTGAAGATTTCCGCGAATACCGAAAGCAGGAAAATGGTCTCGATCATCACCACCACTGCGATAGGCCGGGCCAGGTGGGGCAGGGTCAGGTGCCAGAAGATTGCGATGGGCCCGGCACCGTCCAGGCGCGCGGCTTCTTTCTGTTCCTGGTCCAGAGACTGCATGGCCGTCATCAGGATCAGGATCGCGAAGGGCAGCCACTGCCAGGACACAATGATGATGATCGACAGCAACGGATAGTGCGCCAGCCAATCCACCGGCTGGGCGCCAAACACCTTCCAAACCGCCGCCAGCACACCGGAGACCGGGTGGAAAATCAGGTTTTTCCAGATCAGCGCGCCGACGGTGGGCATGACGAAAA is from Pseudomonas mucidolens and encodes:
- the xylB gene encoding xylulokinase is translated as MTQQNLYLGIDCGTQGTKAIVLDAATGKVLGLGAASHTLISSANGRREQAPHEWLDAFTEATHRALQQAGVDGQDILAIGVSGQQHGLVLLDDQGQVLRPAKLWCDTETSAENHRLLDYLGGESGSLERLGVAIAPGYTVSKLLWTLEQHPAVFARIAHILLPHDYLNYWLTGRACAEYGDASGTGYFNVRTREWDLPLLRHIDASGRLEAALPHLIEADQAVGRILPAIAEHLGINPNALVSSGGGDNMMGAIGTGNITPGVITMSLGSSGTIYACADQPNVSAQASVATFCSSSGGWLPLICTMNLTNATGVVRELFELDLAAFNTLVEQSPIGAEGVSMLPFLNGERVPALPHASGSLHGLNMTNLNRANLCRAAVEGTTFGLRYGLDLLRQTGLQSHSIRLIGGGSKSPVWRQMVADIMNTEVICTEQSEAAALGAAIQAAWCQSGESLEALCTRCVSLDADSSTRPSATSVSAYQQAYERYQQHVATL
- the map gene encoding type I methionyl aminopeptidase, encoding MREAGRLLAQVFTMLDSTVSAGQSTLELDRAVEAFIRNELQSRPASLGQYDYPFSINTSINEVVCHGMPDAKAVLKDGDIVNIDITLEKGGFIADSSKMYLIGSVSPKARRLVEKTFEAMWAGIQQVKPGARLGDIGHAIQSHAQANGYSVVREYCGHGIGREMHEEPQILHVGRPGTGMLLREGMVFTIEPMLNQGSAKVRSLKDGWTVVTRDNSLSAQWEHTVAVTTDGYEVLTLQASAK
- a CDS encoding ParD-like family protein — translated: MGIVKISDQLHEQLRLASATMDRSINAQAEFWIKIGLLAELNPHLAYNDLINKLLLDKTDLIRGRSR
- a CDS encoding DUF1652 domain-containing protein; amino-acid sequence: MLSELELRSIIERCFLPKRCECIKAQDASLTIKVYEDDGTDLTVTGICADKLDSSRAICNLITELREDLKHAHAPAPRRVGARFH
- a CDS encoding carbohydrate ABC transporter permease; translation: MTLQQSRRLQSLLLGTLAWAIAIVIFFPIFWMVLTSFKTEIDAFATPPQFIFTPTLENYLHINERSNYFSFAWNSVVISFSATALCLLIAVPAAYSMAFYETQRTKGTLLWMLSTKMLPPVGVLMPIYLLAKSMGLLDTRIALIIIYTLINLPIVVWMIYTYFKDIPKDILEAARLDGATLWQEMVRVLLPIAKGGLASTVLLSLILCWNEAFWSLNLTSSTAAPLTALIASYSSPEGLFWAKLSAVSTLACAPILIFGWISQKQLVRGLSFGAVK
- a CDS encoding carbohydrate kinase family protein, encoding MYLVCGEALFDFFSEDDADGQASRVNFKAIAGGSPFNVAVGLRRLGIEAGLFGGLSSDYLGQRLRQVLQQEGVRDNYLQEFSAPTTLAMVAVGANGSPQYSFRGEGCADRQLQVEHLPVLGDEVRGLHFGSFSLVVQPIADTLLTLIRRESGKRLISLDPNVRLNPQPDIALWRQRVTELVRHADLIKVSDEDLHLLYPGQSPESVLEGWLQHRCQLIFLTRGGDGATVFSRQHGSWSAPAVKVVMADTVGAGDTFQAALIAWLTEHQLDSVEGVQRLARVQIDELLTFAIRAAALTCSKTGPDLPYRAQLD
- the aqpZ gene encoding aquaporin Z; this translates as MQQKIAAEFLGTFWLTFAGCGSAILMAVIPNRGLGFTGVALAFGLAVLTMSYAVGRISGAHFNPAVTIGLWVGRRLPGVDVLPYIIAQLAGATVAAAVLALIASGRPGFEIGAFAANGYGELSPGKYSLLAALVVEAVVTFFFVFIVMRVTAPGAAAGFAPLAIGLTLSLIHLVAIPVTNASVNPARSTGPALFSGAAYLAQLWLFWLAPVLGGVVGAMVARAVR
- a CDS encoding mannitol dehydrogenase family protein, whose translation is MKLNTQHLTQLAPEVQLPRYAIADTRQGIAHIGVGGFHRAHQAYYTDALMSTGSDLDWSICGVGLRAEDRKARDDLAGQDYLFTLYELGDSDDTEVRVIGSISDMLLAEDSAQALIDKLASPQIRIVSLTITEGGYCIDDSNGEFMAHLPQIQYDLAHPDTPTTVFGFICAALTQRRAAGTPAFTVMSCDNLPHNGAVTRKALLAFAALHNADLHDWIKANVSFPNAMVDRITPMTSTAHRLQLHDKHGIDDAWPVVCEPFVQWVLEDNFVNGRPAWEKVGVQFTDDVSPYEEMKIGLLNGSHLALTYLGFLKGYRFVHETMNDPLFVAYMRAYMDLDVTPNLAPVPGIDLTDYKQSLVQRFSNQAIADQLERVCSDGSSKFPKFTVPTINRLIADGRETERAALVVAAWALYLKGVDENGVSYKIPDPRAEFCQGLVADEALISQRLLGVEEIFGTAIPNSPGFVAAFERCYVSLRDKGVAETLERMLAEID
- a CDS encoding TSUP family transporter, whose product is MPFELSVDLTTLAILVVVAFVAGFIDAIAGGGGLLTTPALLTAGMPPHMVLGTNKLSSTFGSATASFTFYRRKLFHPRQWVHAIVGTLVGALAGAIVAHYLPAEWLNKMLPVIIFGCGLYLLFGGTPKAPLDADAPIKKKWQSTQGFGLGFYDGVAGPGTGAFWTVSTLLMYPVDLVKASGVARSMNFVSNAAALSVFIFNGSVDWIVGLCMGVSVMVGAFFGARSAISGGAKFIRPVFITVVLGLTIRLAWQHWYSVA
- a CDS encoding ABC transporter ATP-binding protein, whose protein sequence is MANLKINNLQKGFEGFSIIKGIDLEVNDKEFVVFVGPSGCGKSTLLRLIAGLEEVTEGTIELDGRDITEVPPAKRDLAMVFQTYALYPHMSVRKNMSFALDLAGVDKKLVDSKVSEAARILELGPLLERKPKQLSGGQRRRVAIGRAIVRNPKIFLFDEPLSNLDAALRVQMRLELARLHKELQATMIYVTHDQVEAMTLADKVVVLNSGRIEQVGSPLELYHQPANLFVAGFLGTPKMGFLKGKVTRLESQGCEVQLDAGTLINLPLSGSTLSVGSAVTLGIRPEHLEIAAPGDTTLTVTADVGERLGSDTFCHVITASAEPLTMRIRGDMASQYGETLNLHLDPAHCHLFDTDGVAVARPLRAAA
- a CDS encoding carbohydrate ABC transporter permease; translation: MNTTTTQVLTAPEKVRKSRLSNPGWFLVSPSVALLLLWMIVPLGMTLYFSLIRYNLLYPGENQFVGLENFSYFVTDSGFLPGATNTLLLVGSVLLISVVLGVLISALLEASEFFGRGLVRVLLISPFFVMPTVGALIWKNLIFHPVSGVLAAVWKVFGAQPVDWLAHYPLLSIIIIVSWQWLPFAILILMTAMQSLDQEQKEAARLDGAGPIAIFWHLTLPHLARPIAVVVMIETIFLLSVFAEIFTTTNGGPGYASTNLAYLIYNQALVQFDVGMASAGGLIAVVIANIAAIILVRMLGKNLTDKP
- the ilvA gene encoding threonine ammonia-lyase, biosynthetic — its product is MNTRQRHTADQHLLERYVKMILAAPVYDLAVRTPLQAAPALSALLGNQILLKREDLQPTFSFKIRGAYNTLVQLDDAQRRRGVITASAGNHAQGVALAAHELGIKATIVMPSTTPALKVLGVRSRGAETVLHGASFPFALAHALQLAEQSGGTFVSPFDDPRVIAGQGTVGMEVLRQQQGALDAIFVPVGGGGLIAGIAAYVKYLRPEVRIIGVEPEGSSCLLAALQAGERVVLPSVDTFADGTAVAQIGAYGFEICRRHVDEVITVSNDELCSAIKLIYDDTRSITEPSGALAVAGVRAYVARSQARRQTLVAINSGANINFDSLRHVAERVAAQVVGWGASSHLIPVPQLLMRKESNAVGSRE